The Xenorhabdus doucetiae genome has a window encoding:
- the rplT gene encoding 50S ribosomal protein L20, whose protein sequence is MARVKRGVIARARHKKILKQAKGYYGARSRVYRVAFQAVIKAGQYAYRDRRQRKRQFRQLWIARINAAARQNGMSYSRFINGLKKASIEIDRKILADIAVFDKVAFAALVEKAKGALA, encoded by the coding sequence ATGGCTCGCGTAAAACGTGGTGTTATTGCCCGTGCACGTCACAAGAAAATTTTGAAACAAGCGAAAGGTTACTACGGTGCCCGTTCGCGCGTTTACCGTGTTGCTTTCCAGGCTGTTATCAAAGCTGGTCAGTACGCTTACCGTGACCGCCGTCAGCGTAAACGTCAATTCCGTCAACTGTGGATTGCTCGTATCAACGCTGCTGCACGTCAGAACGGCATGTCTTACAGCCGTTTCATCAACGGCCTGAAAAAGGCTTCGATTGAAATCGACCGTAAGATTCTGGCTGATATCGCTGTATTCGACAAAGTAGCATTCGCTGCTCTGGTAGAAAAAGCGAAGGGCGCTCTGGCATAA
- the pheM gene encoding pheST operon leader peptide PheM, whose product MKLAFFRFFFYFSA is encoded by the coding sequence ATGAAATTAGCCTTTTTTCGTTTCTTTTTTTACTTTAGCGCCTGA